In a single window of the Halobaculum lipolyticum genome:
- the cofC gene encoding 2-phospho-L-lactate guanylyltransferase, with amino-acid sequence MSDRVDALVPFAPDRPKTRLADVLTPAERRGFANAMATDVLAALEAAGFSPELLATEPTGRDVPETVDDRPLTEAVNAALADRAPSPASPLAVVMADLALATPRALSRLRGSGDVVLAAGTGGGTNAVLTRHPAFRVDYHGASYLDHLRAARDVGATVREADSRLLATDVDERDDLAEVLVHGDGAARDWLRDAGFELDAGDGRVSVVREE; translated from the coding sequence GTGTCCGACCGCGTCGACGCGCTCGTCCCGTTCGCCCCCGACCGCCCGAAGACGCGGCTCGCCGACGTACTCACGCCCGCCGAGCGACGCGGCTTCGCGAACGCGATGGCGACGGACGTGCTCGCGGCGCTGGAGGCCGCGGGGTTCTCGCCCGAACTGCTCGCGACCGAGCCGACGGGCCGCGACGTCCCCGAGACGGTCGACGACCGGCCGCTGACCGAGGCGGTGAACGCCGCCCTCGCCGACCGGGCGCCGTCGCCCGCGTCGCCGCTGGCGGTCGTGATGGCCGACCTTGCGCTCGCGACGCCCCGGGCGCTGTCGCGGCTCCGGGGGTCGGGCGACGTGGTCCTCGCGGCCGGGACCGGCGGCGGGACGAACGCCGTCCTCACCCGCCATCCCGCGTTCCGCGTCGACTACCACGGCGCGTCGTACCTCGACCACCTGCGCGCGGCACGCGACGTGGGTGCGACGGTGCGCGAGGCGGACTCGCGGCTGTTGGCGACCGACGTGGACGAACGCGACGACCTCGCGGAGGTGCTGGTCCACGGCGACGGCGCCGCGCGCGACTGGCTCCGCGACGCCGGGTTCGAACTGGACGCCGGCGACGGGCGCGTGTCGGTCGTGCGGGAGGAGTAG
- a CDS encoding alpha/beta hydrolase: MTDIDTSDAGGPHAGQPVRHAGADLADATAAVVMVHGRGATAHSILGMAGEFGTDGVAYLAPSAARNTWYPHSFMQETTANQPHLDSALAVLGRLVDVAGDAVGRENVLVLGFSQGACLGSEWLARNADRYGGFVGFSGGLHGPEGTPRDYDGDLDGTPVFLGCSDVDPHIPLERVKETTEVFTELGAEVDERIYEGMGHGVNEDELAAAKAMVTSLDVE; the protein is encoded by the coding sequence ATGACTGACATCGACACCTCCGACGCCGGCGGTCCACACGCCGGCCAGCCGGTGCGCCACGCGGGCGCCGACCTCGCGGACGCGACCGCGGCGGTCGTGATGGTCCACGGCCGCGGCGCCACCGCCCACAGCATCCTCGGGATGGCCGGCGAGTTCGGCACCGACGGGGTCGCGTATCTCGCCCCCTCGGCCGCGCGAAACACCTGGTACCCGCACTCGTTCATGCAGGAGACGACGGCGAACCAGCCGCACCTCGACTCCGCGCTGGCGGTTCTCGGTCGCCTCGTCGACGTCGCCGGCGACGCCGTCGGCCGCGAGAACGTGCTCGTGCTCGGCTTCTCGCAGGGCGCGTGTCTCGGCTCGGAGTGGCTCGCGCGCAACGCCGACCGCTACGGCGGCTTCGTCGGCTTCTCCGGCGGTCTCCACGGCCCGGAGGGCACCCCGCGCGACTACGACGGCGACCTGGACGGCACGCCCGTGTTCCTCGGCTGCTCGGACGTCGACCCGCACATCCCGCTGGAGCGCGTGAAGGAGACGACCGAGGTGTTCACCGAGTTGGGCGCCGAGGTCGACGAGCGCATCTACGAGGGGATGGGCCACGGCGTCAACGAGGACGAACTCGCGGCGGCGAAGGCGATGGTGACGAGTCTCGACGTCGAGTAA
- the cofG gene encoding 7,8-didemethyl-8-hydroxy-5-deazariboflavin synthase subunit CofG, which translates to MFPGAEEYGVDVTVPDGEVERLLSVTPADVDAAPELTFARNVFVPLTTACRYTCTYCTYYDVPGEASLLSPEEVRERCRVGADAGCTEALFTFGDKPDDRYTAIHEQLAEWGYDSVVDYHERACEIALEEGLLPHSNPGDLTEAEFRRLREVNASMGVMLETTADVDAHAGGRKKTPGQRLATIRAAGEARVPFTTGVLVGIGEDWHDRAESLLAIRDLHERYGHVQEVIVQPVVPNERSDFEAPSTATMRRVTAMARAALPAEVSVQSPPNLAPVGDLLDCGVDDLGGVSPVTDDYINPDYAWPALDELRAVADAGGVPLYERLPTHERYLPAAYRRDGVDAGARDPAAGDWLHGRIPGALARDDVHGERFRDVARRDGPLSV; encoded by the coding sequence GTGTTCCCGGGCGCCGAGGAGTACGGAGTCGACGTGACGGTCCCCGACGGCGAGGTGGAGCGCCTGCTGTCGGTCACGCCCGCCGACGTCGACGCGGCGCCCGAGTTGACGTTCGCGCGCAACGTGTTCGTCCCGCTGACGACCGCCTGCCGCTACACCTGCACGTACTGCACCTACTACGACGTGCCCGGCGAGGCGAGCCTCCTGTCGCCCGAGGAGGTGCGCGAGCGGTGTCGCGTCGGCGCCGACGCCGGCTGTACGGAGGCGCTGTTCACCTTCGGCGACAAGCCCGACGACCGCTACACCGCGATCCACGAGCAACTGGCCGAGTGGGGGTACGACTCCGTCGTCGACTACCACGAGCGCGCCTGCGAGATCGCGTTGGAGGAGGGCCTGCTCCCGCACTCGAACCCCGGCGACCTCACGGAGGCGGAGTTCCGCCGCCTGCGCGAGGTGAACGCCTCGATGGGGGTGATGCTGGAGACGACCGCCGACGTCGACGCCCACGCCGGCGGGCGGAAGAAGACGCCCGGCCAGCGGCTCGCCACGATCCGCGCCGCGGGGGAGGCGCGCGTCCCGTTCACGACGGGCGTCCTCGTCGGCATCGGCGAGGACTGGCACGACCGCGCCGAGTCGCTGCTGGCGATCCGCGATCTCCACGAGCGCTACGGCCACGTGCAGGAGGTGATCGTCCAGCCGGTCGTCCCCAACGAGCGCTCGGACTTCGAGGCGCCGTCGACGGCGACGATGCGGCGGGTGACGGCGATGGCCCGCGCCGCGTTGCCGGCCGAGGTGTCCGTCCAGTCGCCGCCGAACCTCGCGCCCGTGGGCGACCTCCTCGACTGCGGCGTCGACGATCTGGGCGGCGTCTCGCCGGTGACGGACGACTACATCAACCCCGACTACGCGTGGCCCGCCCTCGACGAGTTACGGGCGGTCGCCGACGCCGGCGGCGTCCCGCTGTACGAGCGACTGCCGACCCACGAGCGGTACCTCCCGGCGGCGTACCGCCGCGACGGCGTCGACGCCGGCGCCCGCGATCCGGCGGCCGGCGACTGGCTCCACGGCCGGATCCCCGGAGCGCTCGCTCGCGACGACGTCCACGGGGAGCGCTTCCGCGATGTCGCCCGGCGCGACGGGCCGTTGTCGGTGTGA
- a CDS encoding mechanosensitive ion channel family protein: protein MDPVVLQTTVDGLLDTFAGYVTNVIGFVVGFLATYLIGRFVLVPLVRRVLQRRGFDRAVITLADSVVAAVVVVLAVSIGFMSAGFPRFLTAAATLGGAVALAVGFAAQDLVGNFVAGVFIIKDKPFDVGDWIEWNDNAGRVEDIDLRVSRVRTFDNERVTVPNGELANNAVTNPVAYDTLRQQFVFGIGYDDDIDRATDAILEEAEAIDGILDDPAPSVRVTELGDSAVGLTSRFWIDDPDRADFVRTRSAYVQAVKERFDAEGIDMPYVHRQLTGEVEVLEDVADRAVTADGGEGE from the coding sequence ATGGATCCAGTCGTCCTACAGACGACCGTCGACGGACTGCTCGACACGTTCGCCGGCTACGTGACGAACGTCATCGGCTTCGTCGTCGGCTTCCTCGCGACGTACCTGATCGGGCGGTTCGTGCTCGTGCCGCTGGTCCGACGCGTGCTCCAGCGGCGCGGCTTCGACCGGGCCGTGATCACCCTCGCCGACAGCGTCGTCGCCGCGGTCGTCGTCGTGCTCGCCGTCTCGATCGGCTTCATGAGCGCCGGGTTCCCCCGGTTCCTCACCGCCGCCGCGACGCTCGGCGGCGCGGTCGCGCTGGCGGTCGGGTTCGCCGCACAGGACCTCGTCGGCAACTTCGTGGCCGGCGTGTTCATCATCAAGGACAAGCCGTTCGACGTGGGCGACTGGATCGAGTGGAACGACAACGCCGGTCGCGTCGAGGACATCGACCTGCGCGTCTCGCGCGTCCGCACCTTCGACAACGAGCGTGTCACCGTCCCGAACGGCGAGTTGGCGAACAACGCGGTGACGAACCCCGTCGCCTACGACACGCTCCGCCAGCAGTTCGTGTTCGGCATCGGCTACGACGACGACATCGACCGGGCGACCGACGCGATCCTCGAGGAGGCCGAGGCGATCGACGGGATCCTCGACGACCCCGCCCCGTCGGTGCGCGTCACCGAGTTGGGCGACTCGGCGGTGGGCCTGACGAGCCGTTTCTGGATCGACGACCCCGACCGCGCGGACTTCGTCCGCACCCGGTCGGCGTACGTGCAGGCGGTGAAGGAGCGCTTCGACGCCGAGGGGATCGACATGCCGTACGTCCACCGGCAGCTCACCGGCGAGGTGGAGGTGCTCGAGGACGTCGCCGACCGGGCGGTCACCGCCGACGGCGGCGAGGGCGAGTAG
- the uppS gene encoding polyprenyl diphosphate synthase, producing MTLRSRVRTLVDGAYERVLRREIGDGPDHVAIIQDGNRRYARSRGDDADDGYHAGADTTERVLDWCGDLGVEELTLYAFSTENFERPADQQETLFDLLESKLREFADADRVHEQGVCIRALGDVDRLPERVREAVDYAEERTADYDDFTLNIALAYGGRHELLGAVRAVARDVADGALAVDDVGVAEVESRLYRRPVRDVDLIIRTGGDERTSNFLPWHANGNEAAAYFCSPYWPEFSKVDFLRSIRTYEAREESWRRTRAKRAAALVRALAADLDEARAVASRLRERLPGEANAADLDEALEAGGTGTGETAD from the coding sequence GTGACCCTCCGTTCGCGCGTCCGGACGCTGGTCGACGGCGCCTACGAGCGCGTGCTCCGCCGCGAGATCGGCGACGGTCCCGACCACGTCGCCATCATCCAGGACGGCAACCGACGCTACGCCCGCAGCCGCGGCGACGACGCCGACGACGGCTACCACGCCGGCGCCGACACGACCGAGCGGGTGCTCGACTGGTGTGGCGACCTCGGCGTCGAGGAACTCACGCTGTACGCGTTCTCGACGGAGAACTTCGAGCGGCCCGCCGACCAACAGGAGACGCTGTTCGACCTGCTGGAGTCGAAGCTGCGGGAGTTCGCCGACGCCGACCGCGTCCACGAGCAGGGCGTCTGTATCCGCGCGCTCGGCGACGTCGACCGCCTCCCCGAGCGCGTCCGCGAGGCGGTCGACTACGCCGAGGAGCGCACCGCCGACTACGACGACTTCACGCTCAACATCGCGCTGGCGTACGGCGGCCGCCACGAACTGCTCGGCGCGGTGCGGGCGGTCGCCCGCGACGTCGCCGACGGCGCCCTCGCGGTCGACGACGTCGGCGTCGCCGAGGTGGAGTCGCGGCTGTACCGCCGGCCCGTGCGCGACGTGGACCTCATCATCCGCACCGGCGGCGACGAGCGGACCTCCAACTTCCTCCCGTGGCACGCCAACGGCAACGAGGCGGCCGCGTACTTCTGCTCGCCGTACTGGCCGGAGTTCTCGAAGGTCGACTTCCTGCGCTCGATCCGCACCTACGAGGCGCGCGAGGAGTCGTGGCGCCGCACCCGGGCGAAGCGAGCCGCCGCGCTCGTGCGGGCGCTCGCGGCGGATCTGGACGAGGCCCGCGCCGTGGCGTCGCGGCTGCGCGAGCGCCTGCCGGGCGAGGCGAACGCCGCGGACCTCGACGAGGCGCTGGAGGCGGGCGGCACCGGGACAGGGGAGACGGCCGACTGA
- a CDS encoding undecaprenyl diphosphate synthase family protein: MGLYDAYLALRHRRNEGDPPEHVALVITERDLLEQGAYATLESFLAWAFEFGAERVTVSVSVLDEAVVDTLARELAEVEAPHDLAVRTPADTARADAPIRVNIGLGGKREFAGAVREIAAAVEAGDLDPDAIEEADIEERLVFPEEPDLVIKTGAERLSDFLIWQSVYSELYFTDVNWRDFRERDYLRAVLDYQNRQRRFGR; the protein is encoded by the coding sequence GTGGGACTGTACGACGCCTACCTCGCGCTGCGCCACCGCCGGAACGAGGGCGACCCGCCCGAACACGTCGCGCTGGTCATCACGGAACGCGACCTGCTGGAGCAGGGCGCGTACGCGACGCTGGAGTCGTTCCTCGCGTGGGCGTTCGAGTTCGGCGCCGAGCGCGTCACCGTCTCCGTCTCCGTGCTCGACGAGGCGGTCGTCGACACGCTCGCCCGCGAACTCGCCGAGGTGGAGGCGCCCCACGACCTCGCCGTCCGCACGCCCGCCGACACCGCCCGCGCCGACGCCCCGATCCGGGTGAACATCGGTCTCGGCGGCAAACGGGAGTTCGCCGGCGCCGTCCGCGAGATCGCCGCCGCCGTCGAGGCGGGCGACCTCGACCCCGACGCCATCGAGGAGGCCGACATCGAGGAGCGGCTCGTGTTCCCCGAGGAGCCGGATCTGGTGATCAAAACCGGCGCCGAACGCCTCTCGGACTTCCTCATCTGGCAGTCCGTCTACTCGGAACTGTACTTCACCGACGTGAACTGGCGCGACTTCCGCGAACGCGACTACCTCCGGGCGGTGCTCGACTACCAGAACCGTCAGCGTCGCTTCGGGCGGTGA
- a CDS encoding DUF92 domain-containing protein, with protein MRHRLRRAGAFALVASAVLAAPALGRAAAVPFAAVAVLAAFVVEEGRFFDLFARPGDYEDRRLNGLAGFALAATALGVLTALPQAPMPTTVFAAAVLSLAYGVLGREFVRGSTSDEFATTTAFTVTAFLAATLGQVAVAVAADAFDPVAVPTYVFLAATAALVAALLRSVLFPRDDPIVMVSVGFLLWLLSALVVAGGVTLTPSLVAVGLAVTVGLGIVSYVLRTASVSGMLTGVLLSFTTVVLGGVGWFAVLISFFGIGGLAAKFRFEEKDARGVAEGNDGARGAGNVLGNSGVALLAVVGYAAARAVVPGTPVPTLLAFAFAGSVAAAMADTLSSEFGGLFDAPRLVTTLRPVEPGTDGAVTWQGEAAGVAGAALVAVIAALAMPLAPDAGGALGGVGVASAVPVDVAAAVVLAGVVGMTVDSLLGATVEGDVLGNQAVNTLATLSGAVAGVLLAVLVGAVSTPSPAVLTAVVDALAVAVPTLAPLLA; from the coding sequence GTGAGACACCGACTCCGGCGCGCGGGAGCGTTCGCGCTCGTCGCCTCGGCGGTGCTGGCGGCGCCGGCGTTGGGCCGGGCCGCCGCCGTCCCCTTCGCCGCCGTCGCCGTCCTCGCGGCGTTCGTCGTCGAGGAGGGTCGGTTCTTCGACCTGTTCGCCCGCCCGGGCGACTACGAGGACCGCAGACTCAACGGGCTGGCCGGTTTCGCGCTCGCGGCGACCGCCCTCGGCGTGTTGACCGCGCTCCCGCAGGCGCCGATGCCGACCACGGTGTTCGCGGCCGCCGTCCTCTCGCTGGCGTACGGCGTGCTCGGCCGGGAGTTCGTCCGCGGCTCCACGAGCGACGAGTTCGCCACCACGACCGCGTTCACGGTGACCGCCTTCCTCGCGGCGACGCTCGGGCAGGTCGCCGTCGCGGTCGCCGCCGACGCGTTCGACCCGGTCGCGGTGCCGACGTACGTGTTCCTCGCGGCGACGGCCGCGCTCGTGGCCGCCCTCCTCCGGTCGGTGCTGTTCCCCCGCGACGACCCCATCGTGATGGTGTCTGTGGGCTTCCTCCTGTGGCTGCTGTCGGCGCTCGTCGTCGCCGGCGGCGTGACGCTGACGCCGTCGCTGGTCGCCGTCGGGCTGGCCGTCACGGTCGGTCTCGGCATCGTCTCGTACGTCCTCCGGACGGCCTCCGTCTCCGGGATGTTGACCGGCGTCCTGCTGAGTTTCACGACGGTCGTCCTCGGCGGGGTCGGCTGGTTCGCGGTGCTCATCTCCTTCTTCGGCATCGGCGGGCTGGCCGCGAAGTTCCGCTTCGAGGAGAAGGACGCCCGCGGCGTCGCGGAGGGCAACGACGGCGCCCGCGGCGCGGGCAACGTGCTCGGCAACTCGGGGGTGGCGCTGCTTGCGGTCGTCGGCTACGCCGCCGCCCGCGCGGTCGTCCCCGGCACTCCGGTGCCGACCCTGTTGGCGTTCGCGTTCGCCGGCTCCGTCGCCGCGGCGATGGCCGACACGCTCTCCTCGGAGTTCGGCGGGCTGTTCGACGCGCCCCGGCTGGTGACGACGCTCCGGCCCGTCGAACCGGGCACCGACGGCGCCGTCACGTGGCAGGGCGAGGCCGCGGGCGTCGCCGGCGCGGCGCTGGTCGCCGTCATCGCCGCGCTGGCGATGCCGTTGGCGCCCGACGCCGGGGGCGCGCTCGGCGGCGTCGGGGTCGCCTCGGCGGTCCCGGTCGACGTGGCCGCCGCGGTCGTGCTCGCCGGCGTCGTCGGCATGACGGTCGACAGCCTGCTCGGGGCGACCGTCGAGGGCGACGTCCTCGGGAACCAGGCGGTGAACACGCTCGCGACCCTCTCGGGCGCCGTCGCCGGCGTGCTGCTCGCGGTGCTCGTGGGCGCCGTCTCGACGCCGTCGCCGGCCGTGTTGACGGCCGTCGTCGACGCGCTCGCGGTCGCCGTGCCGACGCTCGCCCCGCTCCTCGCGTGA
- a CDS encoding GNAT family N-acetyltransferase: MTVRAGRRSDESALRTLQRHLREPSPSLLSHGLGTDGVLVDDAADGPAGYLLAVDGDGRHVAELVVRPERRREGRATALLERLVDTATGPVTLLVAVDNEPARRLYDSLGFRERERRPDFYDDGTDALLLGRDADRPG, from the coding sequence GTGACCGTCCGTGCCGGCCGACGGAGCGACGAGTCCGCCCTCCGGACGCTCCAGCGACACCTCCGCGAGCCCAGCCCGTCGCTCCTCTCGCACGGCCTCGGGACGGACGGCGTCCTCGTCGACGACGCCGCCGACGGCCCGGCCGGCTACCTGCTCGCGGTCGACGGCGACGGCCGCCACGTCGCCGAACTCGTGGTCCGGCCCGAGCGCCGCCGGGAGGGCCGCGCGACGGCGCTGCTTGAGCGACTCGTAGACACCGCGACCGGGCCGGTGACGCTGCTGGTCGCCGTCGACAACGAGCCGGCCCGGCGGCTGTACGACTCGCTGGGGTTCCGCGAACGGGAGCGCCGGCCGGACTTCTACGACGACGGGACGGACGCGCTGTTGCTCGGTCGGGACGCGGACCGACCGGGCTGA
- a CDS encoding TVP38/TMEM64 family protein, with the protein MKRRVLAGGLAVAAVAVAALLTSPAAVLERLAWVAADPVRLLAVLVVLVAVRPFLAWPVTLVAVVAGYGFGLAAIPLSLALMVATSVPPYLIARRGRGEDGGVAFSLGEGRASELVGRVVGAGERAVSVAGGTRSIAASRLLPLPSDAVSVAAGLAGVRSVPFVVGSAVGELPWAVAGTVAGASAGRIAAEGLGSVFDPRLVAAAGVAGLLLLVGPAYRYYRSSAA; encoded by the coding sequence GTGAAGCGTCGCGTGCTCGCCGGCGGTCTCGCGGTCGCCGCGGTCGCCGTCGCCGCCCTCCTCACGTCGCCGGCGGCGGTGCTGGAGCGACTCGCGTGGGTCGCCGCCGACCCCGTCCGCCTACTCGCCGTACTCGTGGTGCTCGTCGCCGTGCGCCCGTTCCTCGCGTGGCCGGTGACGCTCGTCGCCGTCGTCGCCGGCTACGGCTTCGGGCTGGCCGCGATCCCGCTGTCGCTGGCGCTGATGGTCGCGACCTCCGTCCCGCCGTACCTGATCGCCCGGCGCGGCCGCGGCGAGGACGGCGGGGTGGCGTTCTCGCTGGGCGAGGGGCGAGCGAGCGAGTTGGTGGGACGCGTCGTCGGCGCCGGCGAGCGGGCCGTCTCCGTCGCCGGCGGCACGCGCTCGATCGCGGCCTCCCGACTGTTGCCGCTCCCCTCCGACGCCGTCTCCGTCGCCGCGGGGCTGGCGGGCGTGCGGAGCGTCCCGTTCGTCGTCGGCAGCGCCGTCGGCGAGTTGCCGTGGGCGGTTGCCGGCACCGTCGCCGGCGCCTCCGCCGGACGCATCGCCGCCGAGGGGCTGGGGAGCGTGTTCGACCCCCGGCTCGTCGCCGCGGCCGGCGTCGCCGGCCTGCTGTTGCTCGTCGGCCCGGCGTACCGCTACTACCGCTCGTCGGCCGCCTGA
- a CDS encoding DUF5830 family protein produces the protein MAPDDDPPTRTREETVALGVELIEHLEDEELPLPDLLDRLETVTTSPAVTREVLDEAERRGVIEREDAVVRVHGSGFVRFDSQVVTREGDFSCRRCGAGITTGHFVRLDAGELGPFGSSCIRKVTGRED, from the coding sequence GTGGCTCCGGACGACGACCCCCCGACGCGCACCCGCGAGGAGACGGTCGCGCTCGGCGTGGAACTGATCGAACACCTGGAGGACGAGGAACTGCCGCTGCCGGATCTGTTGGACCGGCTGGAGACGGTGACGACGAGTCCGGCGGTCACTCGCGAGGTGCTCGACGAGGCCGAGCGCCGCGGCGTCATCGAGCGCGAGGACGCCGTCGTGCGCGTCCACGGCTCCGGCTTCGTCCGGTTCGACTCGCAGGTCGTCACGCGCGAGGGCGACTTCTCCTGTCGCCGCTGCGGCGCGGGGATCACGACGGGGCACTTCGTGCGGCTCGACGCCGGCGAACTCGGGCCGTTCGGCTCGTCGTGTATCCGGAAGGTGACCGGGCGCGAGGACTGA
- a CDS encoding DUF7115 domain-containing protein: MSLPELVRGELGEEDPVARVHLGGDDELFVTPTRTLIYRAEGLLSDESVEEYPHDAERVAVSESRRKAKFSLEYGLDGDRSFAVPRGKLDEVLHPVLAGVLSASGITDPGETVERTFRFSELTLVVTSARLVKHVGAAVWDGDYEEFHYDDVTDLDFEEGSVATSIVLTANGRHERFKAPSDNAREIRERLTNALVAHYDVGSLEAFRALSADADGEDEDGADGDAAADNTDFGDGPDPLSADPAEVDTDAGTREEPLAGDAASAGAAGTAAAAEVRTEPADEGAAEPATAAETDDDAFGESGFEPAEPTDDVAEEVAALRETVERQADQLERQNELVEQLIAELRRGR, from the coding sequence ATGAGTCTGCCGGAACTGGTTCGGGGGGAGTTGGGCGAGGAGGACCCCGTCGCCCGCGTCCACCTCGGCGGGGACGACGAGCTGTTCGTCACCCCGACCCGCACGCTGATCTACCGCGCCGAGGGGCTGCTCTCCGACGAGTCCGTCGAGGAGTACCCCCACGACGCCGAGCGCGTCGCCGTCTCCGAGTCGCGTCGGAAGGCGAAGTTCTCGCTTGAGTACGGTCTCGACGGCGACCGGTCGTTCGCGGTGCCGCGCGGGAAGCTCGACGAGGTCCTCCACCCCGTCCTCGCGGGGGTCCTCTCGGCGTCGGGCATCACCGACCCGGGCGAGACGGTCGAACGCACCTTCCGGTTCTCCGAGCTGACGCTCGTGGTCACCTCCGCGCGCCTCGTGAAACACGTCGGTGCGGCCGTCTGGGACGGCGACTACGAGGAGTTCCACTACGACGACGTCACGGACCTCGACTTCGAGGAGGGGAGCGTCGCCACGTCCATCGTGCTCACGGCCAACGGCCGACACGAACGGTTCAAAGCGCCCAGCGACAACGCCCGCGAGATCCGCGAGCGCCTGACGAACGCGCTGGTGGCCCACTACGACGTCGGGTCGCTGGAGGCGTTCCGTGCCCTCTCGGCGGACGCCGACGGCGAGGACGAGGACGGCGCCGACGGCGACGCCGCGGCCGACAACACCGACTTCGGCGACGGTCCCGACCCGCTGTCGGCCGACCCCGCCGAGGTCGACACCGACGCCGGCACCCGCGAGGAACCCCTCGCCGGCGACGCCGCGTCGGCGGGAGCCGCCGGCACCGCCGCCGCCGCGGAGGTGCGGACCGAGCCGGCCGACGAGGGCGCCGCGGAGCCGGCGACCGCCGCCGAGACCGACGACGACGCGTTCGGCGAGAGCGGCTTCGAGCCGGCCGAGCCGACCGACGACGTCGCCGAGGAGGTCGCCGCGCTCCGCGAGACCGTCGAGCGGCAGGCCGACCAGCTGGAACGGCAGAACGAACTCGTCGAACAGCTCATCGCGGAGCTTCGCCGCGGCCGCTGA